Proteins encoded by one window of Aspergillus chevalieri M1 DNA, chromosome 6, nearly complete sequence:
- a CDS encoding oligopeptidase family protein (CAZy:CE10;~COG:O;~EggNog:ENOG410PJF7;~InterPro:IPR001375,IPR029058;~MEROPS:MER0000263;~PFAM:PF00326;~go_function: GO:0008236 - serine-type peptidase activity [Evidence IEA];~go_process: GO:0006508 - proteolysis [Evidence IEA]), with the protein MTIRPMKFSPEVLLGAPRRSGAVPNATGTLAVYTQTTYSFESHSKTNEIRVIDIATGRSALITNDPGSSNPQWLGDGDQLVWLKAKTNGNTAFIIGDAREADKTYTAGTVPGPVSDLKVTVIESGKIGFAVTGKANPDGSLFNPHDAKKPLSSGRLYTSLFVRHWDTWIEPQRNTIWYGLLQQAPLTPANRHAGKYSVSGLTNLIAVSGLAGVESPIPPMGGAGDFDISPSAIVFVAKDPDLNPALHTSCSCYYSPMFSWTSMDTNMSQAKTCKVQALQGAMSSPVLSSDGSSIALLTMREDGYESDKNRILYVPNPWSGEMIEVFQSADGEGLWDLSPSGVSFAHDDKSLLVQVEEKGRGVLYQLPLENIKQATPDSLKKLTHSGSVTEVHPVAANSPKLLISSTSFVDNSLWTLLDPSSPNDVQIVSSIGRGGTAFGLLPSQVDEIWFKGGEDHPVHAWVVKPSDFNPSEKYPLAYLLHGGPQGAWVDQWSTRWNPAVFAEQGYVVITPNPRGSTGYGQPFTDAIRNSWGGLPYEDIEKGFEYIENNLDYVDTNRAVALGASYGGYMVNWIQGHPLGRKFKALVTHDGVFSMTSQLASEELYFPIHDMAGPLWKVPENWDRWDPSRFTANWQTPHLVIHNELDYRLTIAEGLAAFNVLQARGVESAFLSFPDENHWMLNPENALVWHKTVLNWINKYVGLPPLPGTSFEMFESSKGAPLEKQAAGMSLS; encoded by the exons ATGACCATTAGGCCCATGAAGTTCAGTCCCGA GGTCCTCCTCGGAGCGCCCCGTCGCTCTGGCGCCGTCCCCAACGCTACGGGTACACTGGCTGTGTACACCCAGACGACCTACTCCTTCGAATCCCACTCGAAGACGAACGAGATTCGCGTGATAGATATCGCTACCGGTCGCTCAGCCCTCATTACAAACGACCCCGGATCTAGTAATCCGCAATGGTTGGGTGATGGTGACCAGCTGGTCTGGTTGAAGGCCAAAACAAACGGGAACACGGCGTTTATCATCGGGGATGCTCGCGAGGCAGACAAGACATACACGGCGGGAACTGTCCCCGGCCCTGTATCCGATCTCAAAGTTACAGTGATTGAGTCGGGAAAGATTGGATTTGCGGTGACGGGCAAAGCTAATCCGGATGGATCGCTGTTTAACCCGCACGATGCTAAGAAGCCACTCAGCTCTGGAAGATTGTATACTTCGCTTTTCGTAAGGCATTGGGATACGTGGATTGAGCCGCAGCGGAACACTATCTGGTATGGTCTGCTTCAGCAAGCGCCGCTTACCCCGGCCAACAGACATGCTGGCAAGTATTCTGTCTCTGGTCTGACGAACTTGATCGCTGTTTCTGGGTTGGCTGGTGTCGAGTCGCCTATCCCGCCTATGGGAGGCGCGGGCGACTTTGACATCAGCCCATCGGCTATTGTCTTTGTTGCCAAAGATCCGGATCTAAACCCGGCACTACACACTTCATGCTCGTGCTATTATAGCCCGATGTTCTCGTGGACCAGTATGGATACGAACATGTCACAAGCCAAGACCTGCAAGGTGCAGGCACTTCAGGGCGCCATGTCATCTCCTGTTCTCTCGTCGGATGGTAGCTCGATTGCCCTTCTTACGATGCGTGAGGATGGCTACGAGTCTGATAAGAACCGCATACTATACGTCCCTAACCCATGGAGCGGTGAGATGATCGAAGTATTCCAATCGGCTGACGGCGAGGGGCTATGGGATCTCAGTCCGTCTGGGGTTTCGTTTGCTCATGACGACAAGTCTTTGCTTGTCCAAGTCGAGGAGAAGGGCCGTGGCGTTCTGTATCAGCTTCCTCTTGAGAACATCAAACAAGCCACACCCGATTCGCTCAAGAAGCTTACGCATTCGGGATCCGTTACTGAGGTGCATCCTGTGGCGGCAAACTCGCCTAAGTTGCTGATTTCAAGCACCAGCTTCGTTGACAACAGCTTGTGGACTCTTCTTGATCCTAGCTCCCCTAACGATGTGCAAATTGTTTCTTCTATCGGTCGTGGAGGCACTGCTTTCGGTCTTTTGCCATCGCAGGTGGACGAAATATGGTTCAAAGGAGGAGAGGACCATCCCGTTCACGCGTGGGTGGTAAAGCCATCCGACTTTAACCCCAGTGAGAAATATCCCTTGGCGTATCTGTTGCATGGTGGTCCACAAGGAGCGTGGGTTGACCAGTGGAGCACCCGCTGGAATCCTGCTGTTTTTGCAGAGCAAGGATATGTCGTCATTACCCCGAACCCAAGGGGCAGTACTGGCTACGGTCAGCCGTTTACTGATGCCATCCGCAACTCCTGGGGCGGCCTCCCCTACGAAGATATCGAGAAGGGATTCGAGTATATCGAAAATAACCTAGACTATGTTGACACCAACAGAGCCGTTGCACTGGGAGCGTCGTATGGTGGATACATGGTGAACTGGATCCAGGGCCACCCTCTCGGCCGCAAATTCAAAGCTCTGGTAACCCACGACGGAGTGTTTAGCATGACATCCCAACTTGCCAGTGAAGAGCTCTATTTCCCGATTCACGACATGGCCGGCCCGCTCTGGAAGGTCCCCGAGAACTGGGACCGATGGGATCCCTCCCGGTTTACTGCAAACTGGCAGACTCCACACCTTGTTATTCACAACGAACTGGACTACCGTCTTACCATTGCCGAGGGTCTAGCTGCGTTCAACGTCCTGCAGGCGAGAGGTGTCGAAAGTGCATTCTTGTCTTTCCCGGATGAGAACCATTGGATGTTGAACCCTGAGAACGCGCTTGTATGGCACAAGACGGTGCTCAACTGGATTAACAAGTACGTTGGTTTGCCTCCGCTCCCTGGTACGTCTTTCGAAATGTTCGAGTCGAGCAAGGGGGCGCCATTGGAGAAGCAAGCCGCGGGGATGTCCTTGTCGTAG
- a CDS encoding putative oxidoreductase, short-chain dehydrogenase/reductase family (COG:Q;~EggNog:ENOG410QDTG;~InterPro:IPR036291) translates to MGGPNFGPDTKGSEVIDAFPHSVQKKTFILTGMGTSDLSTTTAETLASGDAAALILIGSSNRAIQPVYETINTKYPRVKVIFITADMSRLSSVRGAADVIRKLEVTLDGIICFPTVIAGEWAVTGDGVERHFGVNYLSHFVLVNRLRGVMPDDGRVVVVGSSIRPDAGAWGFEDVNFDNGKTYHPLDGYAQSTFANVQFVKCLASPDEGRSMIAFCVNPGNTKTNLHTSVSPEQVASWLQRKKEVKEDLPLLLQQAPKSLSQGCATVLRALLDPGLKSQSGAFLDNCQVRSLPKIDFPAGEESSRQLWRKSRELAKEDCNSFA, encoded by the exons ATGGGCGGACCAAACTTCGGTCCCGACACAAAGGGCAGCGAGGTCATTGATGCCTTCCCACACAGCGTCCAAAAGAAAACAT TCATCCTAACCGGCATGGGCACTTCCGACCTCTCCACCACAACTGCCGAAACCCTCGCCTCCGGCGACGCCGCAGCGCTAATCCTCATCGGCTCCTCCAACCGCGCTATCCAACCCGTCTACGAAACAATAAACACCAAATACCCTCGCGTCAAAGTAATCTTCATAACAGCCGACATGAGCAGGCTCTCCTCCGTGCGCGGCGCCGCGGATGTTATCCGGAAACTGGAGGTCACGTTGGACGGCATTATATGTTTTCCGACGGTTATAGCGGGGGAGTGGGCTGTTACGGGGGATGGGGTGGAGAGGCATTTTGGGGTTAATTATTTGAGTCATTTTGTGCTTGTTAATCGGTTGAGGGGGGTTATGCCGGATGACGGaagggttgttgttgtggggaGTAGTATTAGGCCTGATGCAGGGGCGTGGGGGTTTGAGGATGTTAATTTTGAT AATGGGAAAACGTATCATCCGTTAGATGGGTATGCGCAGTCGACGTTTGCCAATGTGCAGTTTGTCAAGTGTCTGGCGAGCCCTGATGAGGGTCGATCAATGATTGCGTTTTGTGTTAATCCTGGGA ACACCAAAACGAATCTCCATACATCAGTCTCACCAGAGCAAGTTGCTTCATGGCTCCAACGGAAAAAGGAGG TCAAAGAAGATCTCCCCCTCCTGTTACAACAAGCACCGAAGTCCCTCTCGCAGGGCTGCGCGACTGTTTTAAGAGCGCTACTAGATCCAGGTCTTAAGA GCCAATCCGGCGCATTCTTGGACAACTGCCAAGTTAGATCTCTGCCGAAAATTGATTTTCCGGCTGGGGAGGAGAGTTCGAGGCAATTGTGGAGGAAAAGTAGGGAGTTGGCGAAGGAGGATTGTAATAGCTTTGCTTGA
- a CDS encoding putative serine/threonine protein kinase ENV7 (BUSCO:EOG09263OAE;~COG:T;~EggNog:ENOG410PM2Q;~InterPro:IPR017441,IPR008271,IPR000719,IPR011009;~PFAM:PF07714,PF00069;~go_function: GO:0004672 - protein kinase activity [Evidence IEA];~go_function: GO:0005524 - ATP binding [Evidence IEA];~go_process: GO:0006468 - protein phosphorylation [Evidence IEA]) yields MAQYFFDLLYNFTDCMCCFPSTPQLKINNRSFKLLRLLGEGGFSYVYLVQDKSTSELFALKKIRCPFGQESVSQALKEVEAYNLFAKQKNIIHSIDHCVSTEAGSKFRSDGGDAGSKTVYILLPYYQRGNLQDAINANLVNHTTFPEKRLMALMLGVANALKAMHQYRVKSNAGTTRKAKAVRREGEGADAELSMRMEAPKRRASQRVDDEEEENEPLMDDEVTRSQEGVQDGDLRPYAHRDVKPGNIMISEDGHSPVLMDLGSLAPSPIPITSRSLALAVQDTAAEHSTMPYRAPELFDVKTGSVIDTKADIWSFGCTLYACLVGKSPFEARSEETGGSLSMCVLGGDWRFPDEKSASKGKGKAGGEQQGEGASSSGASSISAQVKDVVRKCLEVEPADRPDIDELIQILKDVIQNLSDDAGSS; encoded by the exons ATGGCGCAATACTTTTTCGACCTCCTTTACAACTTTACAGACTGCATGTGCTGCTTTCCCAGCACGCCGCAGCTGAAGATCAACAATCGCAGCTTCAAGTTGCTACGTCTCCTGGGTGAA GGTGGTTTCTCTTACGTGTACCTCGTCCAGGATAAGTCGACGTCGGAACTCTTTGCGCTGAAGAAAATCCGTTGCCCGTTCGGCCAGGAATCCGTCTCCCAGGCGTTGAAGGAAGTGGAGGCATACAACCTATTCGCAAAacagaagaatatcatccatTCGATAGACCATTGCGTGTCGACCGAAGCTGGCTCGAAATTTCGCTCCGACGGCGGCGACGCGGGATCCAAGACGGTCTACATCCTCCTACCATACTACCAGCGCGGAAACCTTCAAGATGCTATCAACGCGAACCTCGTCAACCACACTACGTTCCCGGAAAAGAGACTCATGGCCCTGATGCTGGGTGTAGCCAATGCGCTCAAGGCTATGCATCAGTATCGCGTAAAGAGCAACGCCGGAACAACGCGCAAGGCCAAGGCGGTTCGGAGAGAGGGCGAAGGAGCTGATGCGGAATTGTCGATGCGCATGGAAGCCCCCAAGCGCCGGGCTAGTCAGAGagtggatgatgaggaggaagagaatgAGCCGTTGATGGACGATGAGGTCACCAGAAGCCAAGAAGGGGTGCAAGATGGTGATCTGCGTCCATACGCTCACAGAGACGTGAAACCTG GCAACATCATGATTAGCGAAGACGGCCACAGTCCAGTTCtcatggatctgggatcCTTAGCCCCTAGTCCCATTCCAATTACCTCCCGTTCTCTCGCATTGGCCGTCCAGGATACAGCCGCAGAACACAGCACAATGCCCTACCGAGCCCCTGAGCTATTCGACGTCAAGACCGGATCTGTCATCGATACAAAAGCAGACATTTGGTCGTTCGGGTGCACGTTATACGCGTGCTTGGTCGGAAAGAGTCCTTTTGAAGCCCGCAGCGAGGAAACTGGTGGAAGTCTGAGCATGTGTGTGCTCGGTGGTGACTGGCGCTTCCCTGATGAGAAGTCAGCTTCCAAGGGAAAGGGCAAAGCTGGGGGCGAACAACAGGGCGAGGGCGCGAGTTCGAGTGGAGCAAGCTCGATCAGTGCGCAGGTCAAAGATGTTGTTCGCAAATGCCTGGAAGTTGAGCCGGCAGACAGGCCTGATATTGACGAACTCATTCAGATCTTGAAGGATGTTATCCAAAATCTCTCGGATGATGCTGGATCTTCGTGA
- a CDS encoding CAP-Gly domain containing linker protein BIK1 (COG:Z;~EggNog:ENOG410PJEP;~InterPro:IPR032108,IPR036859,IPR000938;~PFAM:PF16641,PF01302), producing MLAGGAGGNGKPMISPYTKSDSKLDDSSARFVRRYCIPSPAESLNPEYPPPPCLSSDSNAYVRAKANPMAPLDDVQVGDVVNVPGGMYGTVKYLGTVAGKPGKFAGIELASEHARRGKNSGDVEGRKYFSTTSPGSGIFVPMNNSKYVTKRAFSASVAGGVPPTPARPAVNFSKSVGPSPAARRPQVRRPSLPRPESPQRPTQSPAKLSLSGLRTPSGTARPAPSPNGFPRSPIKTPSRMSERPPSRLSTEDDVSSVSVRTSDIHQRDSMSTEIQDLKDNVKSLEKQLLERDKQLGEQAGLLSDFQSTLEELEGSDGHSIRSQLREKNERIAQLTQEFDLHRADFRSTLDTLEIAASETERVYEQRLEELLQQNRELQERDEDVEAVAQQLKQLEELVSELEEGLEDARRGEAEARAEVEFLRGEVERTKLELDKERGNSSGTHSAQSPADGSLPSKELDQKDDEIRGLKAIIHSLSRGDPNLSALQLNGGASQDPAHLATLEQRLQELEDIDDKKTSRIEELERELHQLQLDDNSRARSGTITAAPKTQHKPSSSTGNIGVANTVNHAHRLSDRTVVPNESQDHGGQHPFYAHHRTASESSSRQLETMHESDTDGQSDDGSALWCEICEANGHDILSCTSMFGNNAKKNPASKEQPSDNEESPKNQNKPTPESSGAEDSGNSSLSNSMTSHGEPTGSQKTGRDAVLEGLKGISSGATSSLPPVAGKSSGVIDGSKWCALCERDGHESIDCPFDD from the exons ATGCTCGCCGGTGGAGCGGGCGGGAATGGCAAACCCATG ATCTCTCCTTATACGAAGTCCGATTCTAAACTCGACGACAGCTCCGCTCGCTTCGTTCGCCGCTATTGTATCCCCTCCCCTGCGGAATCCCTGAACCCGGAAtacccccctcccccctgTCTGTCGTCCGATAGCAACGCCTACGTCCGAGCAAAAGCAAATCCGATGGCGCCTCTGGACGATGTCCAGGTCGGGGACGTGGTGAACGTCCCCGGGGGAATGTATGGAACGGTTAAATACTTGGGAACAGTGGCCGGTAAACCAGGCAAGTTTGCTGGAATCGAACTGGCGTCGGAACATGCCAGACGGGGGAAGAATAGCGGCGATGTGGAAGGCAGAAAATACTTCTCAACGACCAGTCCAGGATCTGGGATCTTCGTGCCGATGAACAATAGCAAATATGTCACCAAACGAGCCTTCTCTGCCAGTGTAGCGGGCGGCGTCCCGCCAACACCAGCACGGCCCGCCGTCAACTTCAGCAAGTCTGTCGGTCCCAGTCCCGCTGCGCGTCGACCACAGGTGAGGCGTCCTTCTTTGCCTCGTCCAGAATCACCGCAGAGACCAACCCAGAGCCCGGCCAAGTTGAGTCTTAGCGGACTGCGCACACCCTCAGGCACGGCACGCCCTGCTCCCAGTCCCAATGGCTTCCCCCGCAGCCCGATCAAAACCCCGTCGCGGATGTCCGAAAGACCGCCCTCTCGCCTCAGTACGGAAGACGATGTCTCTTCTGTCTCTGTAAGAACCTCGGATATTCACCAAAGGGATTCCATGTCTACGGAAATACAAGATCTGAAGGACAATGTGAAGAGCTTGGAGAAACAATTACTGGAGCGAGACAAGCAGCTTGGTGAGCAGGCGGGTCTGCTGTCTGACTTCCAAAGCACCTTGGAAGAATTGGAAGGATCGGATGGTCACTCGATCCGTAGCCAACTGCGCGAGAAGAACGAGAGGATCGCGCAATTGACACAAGAATTCGATCTACACCGGGCAGATTTCCGCAGCACCCTTGACACATTGGAAATTGCCGCTTCTGAGACAGAGCGGGTCTACGAGCAGCGTCTCGAAGAATTACTGCAACAAAACAGAGAACTGCAGGAACGGGATGAAGACGTTGAAGCTGTTGCACAGCAGCTGAAGCAGCTGGAAGAACTGGTGTCTGAATTGGAGGAGGGTCTTGAGGACGCAAGGCGTGGGGAGGCCGAAGCAAGGGCCGAGGTTGAATTCTTGCGCGGCGAGGTGGAACGGACCAAGCTCGAGCTGGACAAGGAACGTGGAAACTCTTCAGGAACGCACAGTGCGCAATCGCCAGCAGATGGATCTTTGCCTTCCAAGGAACTGGACCAGAAGGATGACGAGATTCGCGGTCTTAAAGCCATCATCCACTCGTTGAGCAGAGGCGATCCCAACCTGTCAGCTTTGCAACTCAATGGCGGTGCATCCCAGGATCCGGCGCATCTCGCGACCCTGGAACAGCGTCTTCAGGAACTCGAGGACATCGACGATAAGAAGACCTCCCGGATCGAAGAATTGGAGCGCGAGCTCCATCAACTGCAGCTTGATGACAACAGCCGTGCTCGTAGTGGTACGATCACGGCCGCGCCCAAAACACAGCACAAACCTTCCAGTTCCACTGGAAATATCGGAGTTGCAAACACTGTCAACCACGCTCATCGTCTTTCTGACCGCACAGTGGTGCCCAATGAGTCCCAAGATCACGGCGGCCAGCATCCCTTCTACGCCCACCACCGCACGGCTTCTGAGAGCTCCAGCCGTCAGTTGGAGACCATGCACGAGTCCGATACTGATGGCCAATCAGATGACGGCAGCGCGTTGTGGTGCGAGATCTGCGAGGCCAACGGTCACGACATCCTGAGTTGCACCAGCATGTTCGGTAACAACGCCAAAAAGAACCCAGCCTCGAAAGAACAACCCTCCGACAACGAAGAGTCACCCAAGAATCAGAACAAGCCTACACCGGAATCGTCTGGTGCAGAGGATTCAGGGAATTCCAGCCTTTCAAACAGCATGACCAGCCATGGTGAACCCACCGGATCCCAGAAAACCGGCCGCGACGCTGTTCTGGAAGGATTGAAGGGGATTAGCAGCGGAGCGACTTCGTCCCTGCCACCGGTTGCAGGCAAGTCGTCCGGGGTGATTGATGGGTCGAAGTGGTGCGCTCTTTGTGAGCGAGATGGACACGAAAGTATCGATTGTCCTTTTGATGACTAG
- the BNA1 gene encoding 3-hydroxyanthranilate 3,4-dioxygenase (COG:E;~EggNog:ENOG410PNFY;~InterPro:IPR014710,IPR011051,IPR010329;~PFAM:PF06052;~go_function: GO:0000334 - 3-hydroxyanthranilate 3,4-dioxygenase activity [Evidence IEA];~go_function: GO:0005506 - iron ion binding [Evidence IEA];~go_process: GO:0055114 - oxidation-reduction process [Evidence IEA]), with protein sequence MLPPALNLPKWLEANSHLLQPPVNNYCVYHPTTPGTAGYTVMVVGGPNARTDYHINSTPEFFYQYRGSMLLKTIDTSTTPPTPQDIPIHEGSIFLLPPNTPHCPVRFRDTIGVVLEAPRPEGALDTMRWYCRGCGEIVWEKSFLCTDLGTQVKAVVQEFEGDEEKRKCKGCGKVADVRYVEGEVVQPGRFPE encoded by the exons ATGCTCCCTCCTGCGCTGAATCTCCCGAAATG GCTCGAAGCTAATTCTCACCTCCTCCAACCTCCGGTAAACAACTACTGCGTCTACCACCCCACCACCCCGGGAACCGCCGGCTACACAGTAATGGTAGTCGGCGGCCCCAACGCCCGCACCGACTACCACATCAACAGCACCCCCGAATTCTTCTACCAATACCGCGGCTCCATGCTCCTCAAAACAATTGACACCTCGACCACCCCGCCGACCCCACAGGACATCCCCATCCACGAAGGCTcaatcttcctcctcccacCGAATACCCCGCACTGTCCCGTCCGATTCAGGGATACGATCGGTGTTGTGCTGGAGGCGCCGCGGCCAGAGGGTGCACTGGATACGATGCGGTGGTATTGTCGGGGGTGTGGGGAGATTGTTTGGGAGAAGAGCTTTTTGTGTACGGACTTGGGGACGCAGGTTAAGGCTGTTGTGCAGGAGTTTGAgggggatgaggagaagaggaagtgTAAGGGGTGTGGGAAGGTTGCGGATGTGAGGTATGTGGAGGGGGAGGTTGTGCAGCCGGGGAGGTTTCCGGAGTAg
- a CDS encoding RNA 3'-terminal phosphate cyclase-like protein (BUSCO:EOG0926307V;~COG:A;~EggNog:ENOG410PH5X;~InterPro:IPR037136,IPR000228,IPR036553,IPR013791, IPR013792,IPR023797,IPR016443;~PFAM:PF01137,PF05189;~go_component: GO:0005730 - nucleolus [Evidence IEA];~go_function: GO:0003824 - catalytic activity [Evidence IEA];~go_process: GO:0006396 - RNA processing [Evidence IEA];~go_process: GO:0042254 - ribosome biogenesis [Evidence IEA]), which yields MTTSQPPLRFTGHKNFPYRLVLSTLTGRTVHISQIRSSSPTNPGLAQHEISFLRLLESVTNGSQMEISYTGTIIVYKPGLITGSAAGAGTSSGGVIKHELPAGCTRGLSYYLIPLCLLAPFSKAPLKVIFTGPGVITSSTPTGDMSVDSVRTAILPLYNQFGIFNNIELRVLRRSNPGPNGKGGGGEVQLVFGHQVRLPKTLHLLNGGRIKRIRGVAYSVGVSGSNNARMIETARGVLNRLCPDTYVFSDMSPAPLVPAPERNNPTAKKKIGLGFGLSLVAESSTGCLFSADVASPPEGGQPPEDIGKQCAYQLLETVSKGGCVAPPAVATMLTLMTMGSEDVGRIQVGRDVIADENTVQLARDLAKFGAPGWGLRDAAGENEHGDVIVSVVGRGIGNVGRKVA from the coding sequence ATGACGACCTCCCAACCCCCGCTCCGGTTTACCGGCCATAAAAACTTCCCATACCGTCTCGTCCTCTCGACATTGACAGGCCGTACGGTCCATATCTCCCAAATTCGTTCCTCGTCACCTACGAACCCTGGATTGGCGCAGCACGAGATTTCTTTCCTCCGTCTTCTCGAGTCCGTGACCAATGGCTCACAAATGGAAATTTCGTACACCGGTACCATCATCGTCTACAAACCGGGTTTGATTACAGGAAgcgctgctggtgctggaacAAGCAGTGGAGGTGTAATCAAGCATGAGCTGCCGGCAGGATGTACTCGTGGCTTGAGTTATTACTTGATTCCTCTATGTCTGCTGGCTCCGTTCTCCAAGGCACCATTGAAGGTCATTTTCACCGGTCCCGGAGTGATTACTTCTTCCACCCCGACGGGCGACATGTCGGTTGACAGCGTTCGAACCGCCATCCTTCCGCTTTACAACCAGTTCGGAATCTTCAACAACATTGAGCTCCGTGTTTTGCGCAGGTCGAACCCCGGTCCGAATGGCaagggtggtggtggagaAGTGCAGCTGGTTTTCGGTCACCAAGTTCGTCTTCCCAAGACTCTGCATCTGTTAAATGGCGGCAGAATCAAGCGTATCCGTGGTGTAGCCTATTCCGTCGGTGTTTCTGGCTCGAACAACGCCAGAATGATTGAAACCGCCCGTGGGGTTTTGAACCGTCTCTGCCCCGACACCTACGTCTTCTCTGACATGTCGCCTGCTCCGCTGGTGCCTGCACCCGAGCGAAACAACCCCACCGCAAAGAAGAAGATCGGTCTTGGATTTGGATTGTCGCTAGTCGCAGAGTCGTCGACTGGATGCTTATTTTCTGCCGATGTGGCATCTCCACCTGAGGGTGGTCAACCGCCGGAGGACATCGGAAAGCAGTGTGCTTATCAGCTACTCGAAACTGTCTCCAAGGGCGGCTGCGTCGCACCCCCAGCCGTCGCAACCATGTTGACTCTCATGACGATGGGATCTGAGGATGTTGGCCGGATTCAAGTCGGTCGGGATGTGATTGCTGACGAGAATACTGTTCAACTCGCGAGGGATCTGGCCAAGTTCGGCGCACCAGGCTGGGGTCTCCGTGATGCTGCAGGGGAAAATGAACATGGCGACGTTATTGTCAGTGTTGTTGGACGCGGTATCGGTAATGTTGGACGTAAGGTTGCTTGA